CGCTGTAGCCGGTCGACATGTCCGACACGAAACTGGCCGTCGTCAGACCGGCCTTGGCGAGCCGGCTACAGATGTTGCGGGGCGCGTAGACACCGACGCGGTACTCGCTGCCGTAGGCGGCCATACGGCCCGTCAGTCCGCGGAAGTGCGGGATGACCCGGCTGGTGATCTCCTCGTCGACGGCGTCATAGTCGACGGAGAAGTAGATGATGGTCCCGGCACGGAAGCCGTGCCCGCGGGCCGCCTCCAGGGCCGCCAGGGCGTCCGTGGCACCCTGATGCGCGTTGAAGTACTCCGGATCGCCGCCGTTGGTCTGGTAGATGGGGAAGACAGTCAGGTCGCCCGCGACGATGTTGGCGAGTTCACCGGGCTGGATCTTCTTGTTCTTCGGGTTCGTGACGTTCGCGTTGGTCAAGTACCGCCCCACCGTGGTGTATCCGGCGGCGCGCAGCGCCTGGGCCCGGGCCGGAGTGATCTCGGTGATGCAGTCCGCCGCGGTGCCGGGCCGGCTCGGGTCGCCGGTACTGACCAGCAGCGAGGCCCAGGTGCGGAAGTCCGCGGTGCCGGTGGTGGGCAGCAGCTGGGCGAAGCGCTGGAAGTCCACGACGGAGCTGAGCAGCGACCCCGAGTAGAAGCCGTCGAACGCGACGTCCCAGCCGTTGAACCGCATCGCCGCCTGGAACAGGTGCACGAACTGCTTGGTGCCGTCGGCCGAGCCGAGGCCGAGCATCGCCTGCGCCCTGATGCCGTCCTGAGTGCCCGGACCGAAACGCCCGTTGGCGACGTCGTCGCTCATGCCGATCTCGTACTGGAGGGCGAAGACCAGCGCCTTCTGCACGTCCCGGGAGAAGTTCCCGTCGGCCGGGCAGATGAAGAACTCCCGTCGCTGAACGTACCGCCCGTTGAGCCACTGCTGGATCTGGCGAACCTGCTCAGTGCCGTTGCCCACCCGCACGTACGGGTCCATCGTGAGGAGAGCCTTGAACACCTTCGGCTGCAACCCGCTGCCCGGATAGGCCCCGCCCACGCCCATGTTGGACTTGAGCTCGGCGACCGAGTCCCCGGTCCTGCCGTTGTAGGTGCCGTCCATGCCGCCGCCGTCGTAGCCCTTGCAGTACAGGCCCGCCTGGATGATCCGGTAGATGTTCTCGTGCCGGGTCCGGTCGTCGATCTGCGCCCCGTACCGGGACTGGAGCTGGCTCAGCGTCGTCGGACCGAAGGAGTCCGACAGCGAGGTGATGCCCAGCTCGTACTGGAGCGCCCGGGTCAGGGCGTACATCACCGTCCAGCTGGTGCGCCCGTTCACCTCCACCTTCGGAATGCCGGGCACGTTGTAGGAGTTGATGAACTGCTGCGCGCGTTCCACCATCTCGTCGGCCATGTGCGCCTCTTCTCCCTGTGGTGGGGCGTCAGACCCAGTCCTGGTAGATGCCGCCGTTGCAGCCGGTGGTGCGGAATCCGCTGTCGTCGCTGTCGTCGATGCAGTCGTCGGTGTACTGGTTGCGGAAGGTGAGGCGCACCGAGTGGTGGCGGACGACGTACCAGCTCACGTACTCGGAGCTGTCGCAGTACTGCGCGCTGAACCCGGCCGGGCCGTCGTAGAGGCAGCGTCCCGTGACCTTGTTCTGGAAGCGGCGCGTTCCGTCGTTGAAGACGTGGACGTCCCACTGCTGGTAGGCGCCGCTGTTGCAGGGGTACGTACGGAACCCGTATTCCCAGCTGTCGTCCATGCAGCGCTGCGTGCCGAGGCTCTGGAAGGTGTTCACGACCAGGACGGTGCTGCCGCCGTCCTGGGACTCCTGCGCGGCCTCGGCGCTGCCGGTCGCGGTGACCAGTGCGCCCGCGCAGAGCAGGGCCGCCGCGGCGGTCTTGAGTGACTTCATGTCATCCCCCGGATAGCTGAGTGGTCGGACTCGCACGCCAAGACTGGAACCGGGGTCCCACAGCCACCAGACGTTTCAGCTATATCCGAAAGGAGGTTCACGACGGTGCAGTCCGTGACGGACGGACGTTGCCGGTGCGGCAGCCGGAACTCGGCGCACCGCTCCTCTCCATCGGCCACGCCCAGCGCTGTGCGCGTTGCTGCTTCTACGGGCCTGCGGACAGGGTCTCTTGGTGGAGGCGGCGCAGCGCGATCGCAGCGGAGACGGTCCGGGCCAGACCTCACCTCACCCCGCCGGTGGACCCCGGAATGTCGGGGACGGCCGGCCAGTTCTGGTGCCCGCGCAGTCCCTTGCGCACGACCCTCCCGCGCACACCGACACCGGCCCCCTCCCGCGCCTGCGGCGTAGCGAGGTCGTGTCGGACATTCGGCAGGACCCGCCGTCGTCAGCAACCCTCGAAGTCCGCCGAGTGCAAGGTCTTCGGCCTCGCCGCCGCAGGCGTCCGTCTCGATCGGCCTCTTGCGCGTCAGTCCGGCAGCCAGTGCAGCTCGTGCGCCAGGGTTTTGGCGACGGCACGGATGCGGCGGTGCAGCGGCGCCTGCTCGCGTGGGAGGACCAGGTGGATCGTCAGGCTGGGTGCGCCCCGCAGCGGTCGCCAGGTGAGACCGGCCGGTTGTGCCGTGAGCGCGGCTTCTCCGGCCGGGGCGAGGGTGATCCCGTCGCGCAGGTCGCGCTGAGACATGTCGAAAGAGACCGCGGGCGTGTGGAATCGGGGGTGTGGCCTGGTGTCTCGGAACAGTGCGGACAGCTGATCGTGGATCACGGGGTTGGCCGCGCGGTCCGGGAGTCGCAGCGGATACGCGGCCGCGTCGGCGATCTCGATCTCCGGGTGTTCGGCCAGGGGATGGTGCTGCGCCAGCTGGACCCCGATGCGCGCTCGCCGCAGCAGGTACCGGCGCACGCCACGGCCCGGCTGTTCGCCGCGGGTGATCCCGGCATCGATGCGGCCGTCGGCGACCGCGGGGGAGATCTCCGGTGTCGCCATCGGGACCGCTCCGACCTCGAGTCCGCTGTTGCCGCGCATCAGCCTGTCCACCAGGGCCGGTGCCGTCTCGGCCCCGGCGCTGAGGCTGTATCCGATGCGCAGCGTGCCCAGTTCACCGGCCGCCGCGCTCCGGGCGGTGTCCCATGCGCGGTCCAGCGCCGCCAGCGCGGATGGCGCGGACTCCGCCAAAGCCGCACCGGCCGTGGTCAATACGACGCTACGCGTGGTGCGGACCAGTAGGGCCGTACCGAGTTCCGCCTCCAATCGGCGCATCCGGGCGCTGAGTGCGGGCTGTGCGATACCGATCCGTGCGGCCGCGCGGGTGAAGTTCAACTCCTGCGCCAGCACCAGGAAGTACCGCAGGCTCACCGTATCGGGCGCCACGCACCCTCCCTGCCGATTGATAACGATCCGTTCTGAGCCTATCCCCAACCGGTCTTTCCCTCGACCGCATAACCAGCCCTAGCCTGCGCCTATGGCGATTCAACTGACCGCAGTACTCATCGCCGGGATCGAACGATCTGAGTGTCAATTCTACGTCGGACATGTCCGGCCGAACACAGGAGGTTTCCATGGCCAAGGGCTACTGGGTCAGTGTCTACCCCGCCCTTTCCGACCCTGAGAGGCTGACTGCCTACGACAAGCTGGCCGGTCCGGCTGTCCGGGCTGGGGGCGGGCGCGTCCTGTCCCGGATCCCATCCCGTGGCGGTCGAGTCGTCGCCCGCGAGGCCGGAATCACGCAACGCGTCGTTCTGATCGAGTTCGACAGCCATGAACAGGCCGTCGCGGCATACGAGAGCGAGGCATACCAGAAGGCTCTGGTGGCCCTCCCCGACGGCTTCGAGCGCGACTTCCGCATCATCGAAGGCATCGACTGACCTGCGGGCCCGGCCCTCGCTGAGCGTCCGTCACCTGGTGCGCACACGGTGCTGGCCGACGACTCGCGGGGCTCACGGATCGTCGTACGCCACCGGATCGGGCCTTTCGGGGTGAAGCATCTCGGACACAGCGCCGCAGCCCCGCCTCGCCGGATCCGCCGGCCGCGGCCATCCATGACAGGGCTTCCATGGCGTGGGGCGGTTCGTCAATGAGGTGGGCCCGTTCGTGGCGGGACACCTGGAACTCGCGCTCGCGCAGCCGCCGTTCATCGGTTCCGTGTCGACAGCGGACGCTTGACGCTGTCCGTGGGGCCGGGTCACCCGTACGCACTGTCGACGCTCACGCTCGCTGCGTCGTCAGAGGCGGTTGGCCATTACGTGGGCAAGACGCAACAGGTCGCGCACGGCCGGGTTGTCTCCGTCGGCCTGGGCCAACGCCGCGCGTTCGGCGTCGCTCAAGCCGGGCAACGGCCGCCGCAGCAGTGAACCGGGATGGTGCAGATCGTGCACCCGGGTCACGAACGCGAAGGAGCGGCGCCGTGGCGGCGCGTCCACGTCGAGTTGCCCGGAGTAGATGACGTGGCGTCCGCCCGGCGCTGCCAGCACCGCGCGCAGGCGGTGGGCGGCGCCGATGATCGCGGGTGGGGCGTCGACCGGGGCGAGATCGCGCGACGGGTCGAAGAAGCGGATCCGGCCCTCGGATCCGGCGTGACCGGCGACCACGCCCCAGGCCGGGACCGCGGACAGCTGCGACAGCATCGGGGTGTCGCGCGACGCCACCGGCCGCATCCCGTCGGCGGCGAGCTGCCACAGCACCAGGCCACCGTGGAGTCCCGCTGTCACGAGCGAGTCTTCGCCGGTGAAGACCAGGTCCCGTACCGGTGCGTGCTCCGCCGGTGCCGTGGCCGCGTCCAGCGCGTGGCCGAGTGCGGCGTGGACGGCGATCAGGCGGTAGCCGTCGCACAGCACCATGCGGTCGCCCCTGGGGGTCACCGCCATCGGACCGCCGGTGCCCAACGCCCACTGGCCGAGGTCGACCTGCCGCAACTCCCCGGTCGTCGCAAGGACCAGGGCCGTCGGCGTGAGGGGCAGCGAAACCACGCATC
This DNA window, taken from Streptomyces sp. NBC_00663, encodes the following:
- a CDS encoding glycoside hydrolase domain-containing protein, with the translated sequence MADEMVERAQQFINSYNVPGIPKVEVNGRTSWTVMYALTRALQYELGITSLSDSFGPTTLSQLQSRYGAQIDDRTRHENIYRIIQAGLYCKGYDGGGMDGTYNGRTGDSVAELKSNMGVGGAYPGSGLQPKVFKALLTMDPYVRVGNGTEQVRQIQQWLNGRYVQRREFFICPADGNFSRDVQKALVFALQYEIGMSDDVANGRFGPGTQDGIRAQAMLGLGSADGTKQFVHLFQAAMRFNGWDVAFDGFYSGSLLSSVVDFQRFAQLLPTTGTADFRTWASLLVSTGDPSRPGTAADCITEITPARAQALRAAGYTTVGRYLTNANVTNPKNKKIQPGELANIVAGDLTVFPIYQTNGGDPEYFNAHQGATDALAALEAARGHGFRAGTIIYFSVDYDAVDEEITSRVIPHFRGLTGRMAAYGSEYRVGVYAPRNICSRLAKAGLTTASFVSDMSTGYSGNLGFPLPKDWAFDQIATITVGSGTGFIEIDKDVASGRDTGQTQFTPRGPDTALDVPFDMSRRGALTSDLGTYIVANGHDDWYRDRTPAECIGKVLDMDALITGLARSFRMRKSLIQAVVFWEYQADFTDEAVDVLVAAYFAWEEAQAAWEQTPVGEPPTPPAVIKDDSSTGVAQIFGRTAIRARNHCIRADVISGPIQDTEDWRARRAVWDQLRNDDDYNVGTVPLIHIWSAALAGVTADRLSYSDADIVKVLTLYNGAGEYGRRARDLYSIFETYNAALRG
- a CDS encoding RICIN domain-containing protein — its product is MKSLKTAAAALLCAGALVTATGSAEAAQESQDGGSTVLVVNTFQSLGTQRCMDDSWEYGFRTYPCNSGAYQQWDVHVFNDGTRRFQNKVTGRCLYDGPAGFSAQYCDSSEYVSWYVVRHHSVRLTFRNQYTDDCIDDSDDSGFRTTGCNGGIYQDWV
- a CDS encoding LysR family transcriptional regulator; this translates as MAPDTVSLRYFLVLAQELNFTRAAARIGIAQPALSARMRRLEAELGTALLVRTTRSVVLTTAGAALAESAPSALAALDRAWDTARSAAAGELGTLRIGYSLSAGAETAPALVDRLMRGNSGLEVGAVPMATPEISPAVADGRIDAGITRGEQPGRGVRRYLLRRARIGVQLAQHHPLAEHPEIEIADAAAYPLRLPDRAANPVIHDQLSALFRDTRPHPRFHTPAVSFDMSQRDLRDGITLAPAGEAALTAQPAGLTWRPLRGAPSLTIHLVLPREQAPLHRRIRAVAKTLAHELHWLPD
- a CDS encoding DUF1330 domain-containing protein, with the protein product MAKGYWVSVYPALSDPERLTAYDKLAGPAVRAGGGRVLSRIPSRGGRVVAREAGITQRVVLIEFDSHEQAVAAYESEAYQKALVALPDGFERDFRIIEGID